TCGTAGTTCCATCCGTCACCCTCCTACGGGGTGGGCGGACGCGAAGCCGTGGGTGCGAGGTCGGAGGATTGAGCGCTCTTCCATCAAGATGGGCAGGCGACGCTTGAGGACATCATGCTTTTTGAGGCGCTCGGTGAGGCCCTCGCCATCGGCCTGCTCATCGGCGTCGAGCGCTACAAGAGCCGTGGCCCCTCACGGAAAGCGAAGCCAACGACACGGTAGGTATCATTCTGGTAGAGCGTGGCCGTGGCGAAGCGGGCATCGTCGTACCCGGGGAGCGACGTGGGCGTCTCGGTGGAATCGGTCGCCTGGGCGAGCGCCGGTGGAGCGACGTGGGGGACACCGAGCATCGTGAACAGGAGGAGCGTGAGGATCCGCAGGGTTCGTGGAGATTGATGGGTAGCTCGAAAGGAGAGGCAGTCAGGAGCCGTAGTCTCAACCGCCATCGTAGCGCTCCCCTTCGGATGCGCCGCGCGGCACGCCGACCGCCGATGCCGACGTATCCTCACGGATCTCGGGGTGGTTGATCTGCCCGCCGAGGTTCGCGACGTAGCCGATCCAGCCGCCAGCCGCGAGCGCGAGCATGAGCGCCGTCGCCGTCGCCGAGCGGGGCAGTGCCCCCCGGCGGAACCCGATGAGGAGCCCCAGCGCCACGAGCCCGAGAAGGCCGACGGCGACCGCCGCCCCGAGCGCGGCATCCTCGTGTGCCTCAATCGCGTCGTGTGATACCCCGACCTGATCCTCGACGATGTCCTCGGCGTTCTCGCCGGAGAGGTAGACGGGGAGCACGAGCAGGCCGGCGAGCACGAGCAGGCCGAGGCTCGCGCGGGCGATGCCCTCGTCCTTGCGCGCGAGCGCCCAGGTGAGCCCAAGCACCGCGAAGAGGATCCCGAAGAGCGGGGCGTGGTTGAGGGCGAGGTGGAGGTGGGCGGCAGTCATGGCGTTGGCGAGTCAGTGGCGAGGGGTGTAAGGGAGCAAACGGGGGTTTGATTCCCTTCGTCTGCTCATGCCTACGCGCCCCGCGGGCGTCCGCTCTAAGAGCACGATGAGAGCCTGATGAGAGGAGGATGAGAACCCGTCTGGGACCGGAACGGCTACCTCAACGGTGCGTGGGCTAGGCGTCCTTCTTCGCTACTCACACTGCCCTCCTCCATCATGGCTACCGACAAGCAGGCCCTCATCGACGGGCTCAACGACGACCTCGCCCACGAGTACCAGGCCGTCCTCATGTACACCTCCTACGCCGCCCTCGTCAGCGGCATCCACCGCCCCATGCTCAAGGGCTTCTTCGAGATGGAGATCCCCGAGGAGCTCG
Above is a window of Rhodothermales bacterium DNA encoding:
- a CDS encoding ferritin-like domain-containing protein, which encodes MATDKQALIDGLNDDLAHEYQAVLMYTSYAALVSGIHRPMLKGFFEMEIPEEL